The genomic stretch AAAGGTGAACCTATTAAAAAGTGGGAGATTCTAAAACATTTCCGCTTATGCAAATAGATGTTGTAAAACAAAAGAGGCAACAGAAAGGTATTAAGAATTGGAGATTTTCTGATGAACATGGTAGTCCTTCTAAAGGTTGTGGTACTATTTGGTGGGTTACAGCTATGGGTAAAACTTTTGCTGCGCTCAATGAATGCGCTAAACCTTTTCTTGACAAGCATCCTACTAAGACTGTTTTAGTTTTAGTTCATAGGGAAAAGCTTGAAAAGCAATGGATACATAGAATTACTAAGTTTCTTAGTGCTGATCAATTTACACAAATTACTGTTAGAACTGTCCAATATTATATTAAAAATAAGATTGTCCCTAAATGTGATTTGTTAATCGTTGATGAAGTGCATAAGTTCTATGAAGATACTTTCTTCTCTTATGTTAATGGTACTAACATTAAACGTAAGTTCCTTCTTTGCCTTACTGCTACTTATCTTGATCCACAAGGCAGGCATACGAAATTAGAAAAGATTGCGCCTGTTGTTGACCATATTAATGAAGCTGAAGCTTTAGAAAATGGATGGATTAGCAAGTATGTTGAATACAATCTTAGTGTAGAACTCACTAATGATGAAAGGATTCGTTATAAGGAACTTTGTGAGTTTCTTGATAAGAATCTATCTAAGTTCCCTAAGCAAAATGGATTTGGTGCTGCCCAGAAATGTATTCAAGGTGGACTATCTTCTAAAGATGGTAGACCTTATACTGGTTTTCATTTTGCTAAAGCTTGGGCTACTCATAATGGTTACAAATGGGTTCAAAAAGGTATGGAATATACTTTGACTCCTGAACAGCAAGAAATTAATGCTCAATGGAATCCCTATGTTGTAATTGGTTATGCTAAGAATGTTATGAACGGAATTAGAGCAAGAAAAGATTTTCTTTATACTTGTAAATCTAAGGTCGATACTGTTGTTAATGTAATTAACAAATTTGAGGAGTATAAGATTATGTCTTTTAGTGAAAGCACTGAATTTGCTGATACTATCTTTAAAGCCATTAATAAGCAAAAAGAGGAATCTTGTGTTGTCTATCATAGTCAGCTAAGTTCTCGTCCGCTTAAAGATGAAAATGGTCATTGGTATCTTTATAAAAGTGGTCAAAAGAAAGGACAAAAGAAAATCTTTGGAATTACTTCTCTTAAGAAAATATATACACAAGCTTTTGTTAATAATGATGCGAGAGTACTTTCTACTGCTCGTGCACTTGATGAAGGTTTTGATTGTGAGGATATTAGAATTGGAATTATTTCAAGCCGTAGTCAGAATTTTAATCAACAAACGCAACGCAAAGGTAGACCTTTAAGGGTCATACCAGAAAAGCCAAACGCAATAATGTTGATAATAAA from Flavobacteriales bacterium encodes the following:
- a CDS encoding DEAD/DEAH box helicase family protein; the protein is MGDSKTFPLMQIDVVKQKRQQKGIKNWRFSDEHGSPSKGCGTIWWVTAMGKTFAALNECAKPFLDKHPTKTVLVLVHREKLEKQWIHRITKFLSADQFTQITVRTVQYYIKNKIVPKCDLLIVDEVHKFYEDTFFSYVNGTNIKRKFLLCLTATYLDPQGRHTKLEKIAPVVDHINEAEALENGWISKYVEYNLSVELTNDERIRYKELCEFLDKNLSKFPKQNGFGAAQKCIQGGLSSKDGRPYTGFHFAKAWATHNGYKWVQKGMEYTLTPEQQEINAQWNPYVVIGYAKNVMNGIRARKDFLYTCKSKVDTVVNVINKFEEYKIMSFSESTEFADTIFKAINKQKEESCVVYHSQLSSRPLKDENGHWYLYKSGQKKGQKKIFGITSLKKIYTQAFVNNDARVLSTARALDEGFDCEDIRIGIISSRSQNFNQQTQRKGRPLRVIPEKPNAIMLIINVYIEMSRDYDTLMYAQKKSTNKIHWVDSIDKIVFEPNAHESFDDI